The Silene latifolia isolate original U9 population chromosome Y, ASM4854445v1, whole genome shotgun sequence sequence TTCATATGTGGAGGTATCATGCGTGGCACATGAATTATCTGAATATTTTGTTGTAGGGTTTTTATTCGCATTATCTGTCTAAAATAGATGTGGTAATTCTCTGTAGTTCGTTTTTTTACAGAGGAGCGTCAGGTATGAAGCATGGACAGTTATAGCAATTAACATGTCGTGTTAACGTCCATGGCTCCATGCATTTTGACATTATAAATGTTCTGCTTCCTTTTTCTTGGACTGACAATTTTTTTGTTTCACGTTTTCTTATGACAGGATAACCTTTCAGCAGTTGATATTCTTTCAGCCTGCAATCTTGCTAACTACTTTGGTAAAATGGATCTAGGAGGCTCTGGCGTTGGCCAAATTACTCTGTATCCTATTCTTATTCGGAAGGTTAGTCATTGAATCTACTGTGTGGAAGTTGTTAGCTCATTTTTTCTGTTGTGAATGATGTGAGACTGTATTACATAGGGTCTTACATCAGTAGCTTTGTATGGCCTTGGAAATATCCGAGATGAAAGGCTGAACAGAATGTTTCAGGTACATGATTTGAAATTTGTTTTTGGTATATATTTTGAATGTGGTTTTTAGTATCAGATCATTCACATGTACCCTGGTTTGATTTTTTGTGCCATAGACTCCCCATTCAGTTCAGTGGATGCGCCCTGAAGCTCAAGAAGGAAATGAAATTTCGGATTGGTTTAACATCCTTGTTCTTCATCAGAATAGGTACCATTATACCCATTCTCTCTTTGAAGGAGGCTGCTTTTTACTTCTATTTTGTAGCTAAAGAATTTGATTTTATGCTAATATGAAGATTCCaatttgtgttgctaacacaagggtaaggctgcgtacatccgacccccccttaccccgcaatttgcgggagccattgaggcactggggtaatgttgttgttgtatgaagaTTCCAATTACACGAGTTTTGGGATGTTCATAGTGTTGTATGTGTTTTATAATATCACTTACCATTGTGTGCAGAATAAAGACAAATCCAAAAAATGCGATTAATGAGCACTTTTTACCACGATTCCTTGATTTTGTAGTTTGGGGACATGAACATGAATGCCTAGTTGATCCACAGGTGGGATTTCATTTTCACTTGTTTTTATTCATCCGAATATGTGACTGATGGATATTTAATTCGGCAGGAAGTTCCTGGCATGGGTTTCCATATCACGCAACCTGGCTCTTCGGTTGCCACATCGCTTATTGATGGGGAGTCAAAGCCAAAGCACGTCCTTCTCTTGGAAATTAAGGTTGGTTTTAATGAATCATTATGCCTCCGGTACTTTTTAGTTTTTATGCTCAACCTTTGCGTTATTCTTTAACATTATTCATGTTCAGGGAAACCAATACCGGCCAATTAAAATACCCCTGCATTCAGTTAGGCCATTTGAATATGCTGAGGTAAGGACATGAATATTATGTGGATTGCTTATGTTAAAAGTTGCAGTGACATTAAATAGTTAATCTGTAGGTTGTGCTGAAAGATATACCTGATGTTGATCAAAATGATCAAAATTCAATTCTTGAGCATCTAGACAAAGTGGtaagttaatttttgtatgccaAAGAAATTTATCTTATGCCAGGTGCATCTTCGTTCCAAAATATTTTTGTCATATTTTCTAGTAATTCATCTTTTGTAATCTACCTTAGGTCAGAAAATTAATTGAGAAATCTGACAAATTGGCGGCCGGTAGGTCTGAAGCTAGGCTTCCATTGGTCCGATTAAAGGTAATCCGATCATCTTATCAAGTAAGAATTAATCATTAGTTAATGGGGACTTTTTGAACTTAATTCATCCCCTTAGTTGCATTCTAAGTATCAGATGAAAGTATGAACTAATAGATAATTCTACCTGAAATTGCATCTTATTCACGTGGGAGATTTTACCAAATGCTTTGGTGGGCTGGAACAACCTTTCTGCAACGAATGAACTCTTTAACTTTGGTGAAGCTTAAACCCATTGTGATCTATCTATAAACGGGTATGCAATAGACAGGGAAGCAAGGAGCATCTGGCTTGTTATGTCTATATATAAATGAACTCTACTGAGTTCATCAATCATATTTCTCAGAAACAATCAAACCGTGAGctattagattttttttttgctGGTGTCGGATGCTATTAGTCTCCATGGCCTTGAGTTATTTGTATTGATGAGATTGATCACTTGTGCATCTGTGATTATGATTCCACTGGTATCCCTTCTATATGCATCTGGAATAATAATTCTAGGTATTGAAAGGATTATAGAGACAAATGTCCTTGCATAAATTTGGACTTAAATTTTCCAATACCGACGGAGCAAGGACTAGCTATtctttggttctggattatgatgAAATAAAGCAAATGGCTCACTAAATTGTAGATTGGTTGCCCATTTTCACCAAAATAAGTGTCATTTTTAGCGGGTATCATTGACATCTTTACTTTTGTCTAAATGTAACTTTTGGTAGAAGGGAAAGAGCTTTCATGATTGATATGGATGATaaaatgtcttttttttttttttttctttttttttgtaaaaatggGCTTTTGGAATAAATCTTCAGAAAAGACGGGatctttgaaaaaaaaattagaaaaggtGGGAGTTAAGAAGTGGTATAGAAAAGGGGGGGCTATGaattttttcctttattttttgtAGTTGTGACTTCTGCTCTATCACTGATCTGCTTTTCAAAATCATTTTTGTGCGCTAgtgtatagttttttttttttgtggttgacagGTTGACTACTCTGGGTTTACAACTATAAATCCTCAGAGGTTCGGACAAAAGTATGTGGGGAAGGTACTATTTAAACTATCTTTATTTGCTACGGAGAACTATCTAACTGAAATCTATATATGCAAAACAATTTAATTTAAATTGCCATCTTGCAAGAATATAGGTGGCAAATCCTCAGGATATTCTGATATTCTCCAAAGCTTCACGAACGAAAAGTCGCAGTGAAGGTAATGTTTTGTCAGTATATCACAGAGATTCATCTAGTCACGTTTCCAAGGTTTTTTTTACTTGTTACTGGAACCTATGTTACGTCAACACTTCACTTCTTCTTCTGCTGTGTGTTGTGCATTTGAGACTTTAATCTTTCAATGTGATATGACACAACATCGTGTGAACTTTTCATCATTGGTGTGTTCGATATTTGACATTTTGTCGTGTCTGACCCTTGCTACCGTGTCAGAGTAACATAGATATTTGTAACTAGCTTCTTTTGACCAGTGGAACCTCCCTTCCCTTGATCACGGGTTCCTCTATTTTCAAACATGCAGGAATTGATATTAGCatgtgtttattttgtgatttgtgCATTATCAAAATGGCGTGCGTGTGTGTATCTTAGCATGTTTGTGGGTGCAAGGAGTGCATTATATATCATGAACATCTATCACTTTTTATATGTTGAATTTGTTATCTTTGCCGTGTGACACTCTTTGTATCCATAAGAACAAGACTTATTGCATCTGTATTTTACTGCTTCTACTGCAGCTGCTGTAAAACATGCTTTGATTTTGAAGCGGACTAACATTAGCCTGCTAGCGACTCTGAGTTTGAAAATTTATTGGTTACTCATATTGTTCAATGAGATTTGCATTATCAAATAGTATGGCGTGGAATCCAAAAAAGATGTCCGGAAAATAAATTGCATCTTCCTTGAATTTCATTTTGGCCTTTAGATACCTCTGAGATGCattgttttttaatttttatgaaattaaCTCTTGAATATCATTTTTTAGGGCTAGGGGAATCTGTATTGTACTTCTGGTGTGTAATGTTCTTAATTGAGTATCTTATGTTGCTGCTGTAGGCAAAATCGACGATTCTGAGAAGTTCCGTCCCGAAGAATTAAATCAACAAAATATCGAGGCTTTGGTTGCAGAGAGCAATTTGGTATGTATTTTGTTTGACGTCCATCCTTATCTCTTACTTGTAGACTACTATGTAGTATTTATCTAAGTGCTCTGAATTTGTGGTTTTTCTCGTAAAGCTTCTCCATGTTGTGGCTCTCTCTGACTCAAAGAGTTGGCCCCCTTTTCGGTTTCAGTGTCTTTCAAATTGTCTTTTATGGCCATCAGAGCTCATTTAACTGGTATCTTATAATTTTTTGCTCGGATTGCTATGTTTGGAAATTTGACAGCCATTTAAGAAGGATAAACTATTTCTACTTGACTCTACTTATTTGTCCTTAGAAGGATTGATTCAATATTTTTCATGCAGAAAATGGAGATCCTACCTGTGAATGATTTGGATATCGCACTTCATAATTTTGTCAACAAAGATGACAAGTTAGCTTTCCATGCTTTTGTGCAACACACCCTTGAGGAAACACGTGTAAGTAATTGACATCTAGAAGTGTTGTGTGTGTAAACATCTTGAAGTCAACTATTCATTCTATCCAATATTCTATCATTCCATTTATGGCTTTTCTAAGTCCTAACGTCTCTAATCCTAATGATTGCGCCAATTTTGTACTCGTATTTAACAACCATTTTCTTGTACTGTAGAGCAAAATTGCTGGAGACTCAGACTCGGCTGACTTTGAAGAAAAAGACTTGATTGTTAAAGTTGAAGAACTTCTTGAGGCAAGTTCTTCTGTCCATCCGCATCTTTTCTCCCTAAGGATCTGCTGGAGCTTTTTCTTGATTAAGGGCTCAATAATCCAACTGTCTTTTGTCTGATCCCTTCCCATCATAACTTTCTTCATATGCTAGATGACTCTGCTCGTGAagctcttcttcttttttctaaTTTTGTTGTATTTCCTCTTTGTTTATACTTTAAGGAGCGTGTCAAAGAAAGTGCGAAACGGCCAAAAGGAACTTTTACCTTCAGTGCTCATTCAGGGGTTAGGACTCTATATGTTTGCTGGTTTCAGAGATGCGTACAGTTTACTTCAGAACCTTTCTCTTTTAATCTTTCAATGTTTAACCCTTGATTAATTTATACTCTGCGAAAATTGACAAAGAATTGATGTAGATAGTTAAAATAATTGTTACACATGCTGAGGTGGACAGGTAAAGCAATTTGGTCCACTTAATAATAGATACTCCCCCTTCTCTAAAATACCTTCCGTTTTTCACTATTTGGTGGTTTATGAAATATCTTCCAATATCCCACTTGACCCCACTTGCATTTTTTATACGgtccttattatttttatttatactCCTTAAATCGTACACTTTTGGTATTTTGGAAGGTATTTCAGGCACGGAGGGAGTATAGCAAAAGTGTGTAATATCACACATAATTACACTACAATAATGGTGTAATATTAACATTCGTTTATGCTCTTCTCATAGCCAGAGTATGCGGCTAATAGAAAGAGAAATAGAAAAGAGATGTAACAAAGAGGGAGTGGTACTTTTGTGAGGATTTTTATCTAAAACTTAACGGTAAAGGGATCAATCATACAATCTCACGTAAAGACACAGGCAATTAGGCATTACTATTGTCTAGCAGGATGAAAATTGACGATCGGCATTGTTTGTTTCTATATTATAGGATTTGAAAGGTAAAGGCAAAACAGGAATAGGAAGTGCAGTATCTTTTAGCGATGACGATGAAGATTCCACCCAGATAGTTGGGGCAAAATCTACAGCTCGAGGCAGAAAAACTACAACATCTCTAGGTTCATCTCGTGATGCTTCTCAAATTGGTAAAACTTCCACGagaggaaggggaaggggaagagGGAAGGGTACTTCTAATTTGAAGCAATCAACTCTTGACATGTCCTTGGGCTTTCGACGTTCTCAACGGTGAACATTTTTTCATGCTTTTTTCCATAATCACTTCCCCCCTCCATTTTCCTTGCCAATATAGAGTCTTTGCATGTGTTACCTACAATGAGTCTTTTATCTTGTGAGGAAAGCCTTTATGATGAAAATGATATTTGTGTTTTAAAAGTTGCAGAATTCAACTTTCCTAAAATCTTCATTGATTTGTATCCGATTCTCTTTGTCAAAAAATATGCTTAATTGCTTATACGAATAGTGCTGTCTTATTTCCACAAAGCATTATGTATTAATACTTTGCTAGTGCATATCGCCATATTGTTGAAATGGGTAAATAGTAAACATATCATTCTCAACCCTGGAAAGGTAATCTAATGGAAAAAGCGGAGAAACAATAGCAAAGTAGAAGTGTGAAAGAGGGATCGTATGACTGCATATaccaatcaatatatatatatatatatatatatagagagagagagagagagagagagagagagagacccttacatcttatgagtccctaagtccttataaggaccttaggatggaagggatggagggatgagattacatctcattcaagggtcacaaatgaacctccctaatctccctccctaattttgtataactcctcctaattttgtataactcttccaccattctaatctcccaactcatttcctcattcactcatcctctctcacttctctcattcactctttctctctcattttcctcccaccctctctaaacaaaaaaaaaaaaacccaaactgaaactaaaaaaaaacaaaaaaaaaaaaaaaaaaaaccaaaacaactcCACCCCACCccacacccgacccaccaccgcaaccacaacaacaacaaccaacaacaacaccgaCATCAACCAGctacaacaaccaacaacaacaccgaaatcaaccagcaacaacaccaacaacgacCCGACAACCCGACTGCCACCCTCCTCTCTAACCCGAAACCAGCCCACACCTCAGATACCACCATTCACGACCCGACAACCCGCCTGACTCCCTCCATTCACGCCGCCACCCCCCTGCACAACCGCATCACCCACCGCCTCCTTTCTTCCTCCACTTAGCCGGATCTCACGCCGACCACCAAGCAacagcaacaaccaacaacaacaccga is a genomic window containing:
- the LOC141633694 gene encoding double-strand break repair protein MRE11-like isoform X2, which produces MNDTLRVLVATDCHLGYMEKDEIRRHDSFESFEEICSIAEKKQVDFVLLGGDLFHENKPSRSTLVRALEILRRYCLNDRPVQFQVVSDQTLNFPNRFGHVNYEDPHFNVGLPVFTIHGNHDDPAGVDNLSAVDILSACNLANYFGKMDLGGSGVGQITLYPILIRKGLTSVALYGLGNIRDERLNRMFQTPHSVQWMRPEAQEGNEISDWFNILVLHQNRIKTNPKNAINEHFLPRFLDFVVWGHEHECLVDPQEVPGMGFHITQPGSSVATSLIDGESKPKHVLLLEIKGNQYRPIKIPLHSVRPFEYAEVVLKDIPDVDQNDQNSILEHLDKVVRKLIEKSDKLAAGRSEARLPLVRLKVDYSGFTTINPQRFGQKYVGKVANPQDILIFSKASRTKSRSEGKIDDSEKFRPEELNQQNIEALVAESNLKMEILPVNDLDIALHNFVNKDDKLAFHAFVQHTLEETRSKIAGDSDSADFEEKDLIVKVEELLEERVKESAKRPKGTFTFSAHSGVRTLYVCWFQRCDLKGKGKTGIGSAVSFSDDDEDSTQIVGAKSTARGRKTTTSLGSSRDASQIGKTSTRGRGRGRGKGTSNLKQSTLDMSLGFRRSQRSASAVASASVQSIADEEENVDSGSNEEGVEHEVQKINDSSGDDGRVESKSRKRAAPRGRGRGSTQLSKRGRKSETSSLQTMVLGNDDDDDDDYDDMSSRLKKSQAKVTRNYGALRR
- the LOC141633694 gene encoding double-strand break repair protein MRE11-like isoform X5, translated to MEDMNDTLRVLVATDCHLGYMEKDEIRRHDSFESFEEICSIAEKKQVDFVLLGGDLFHENKPSRSTLVRALEILRRYCLNDRPVQFQVVSDQTLNFPNRFGHVNYEDPHFNVGLPVFTIHGNHDDPAGVDNLSAVDILSACNLANYFGKMDLGGSGVGQITLYPILIRKGLTSVALYGLGNIRDERLNRMFQTPHSVQWMRPEAQEGNEISDWFNILVLHQNRIKTNPKNAINEHFLPRFLDFVVWGHEHECLVDPQEVPGMGFHITQPGSSVATSLIDGESKPKHVLLLEIKGNQYRPIKIPLHSVRPFEYAEVVLKDIPDVDQNDQNSILEHLDKVVRKLIEKSDKLAAGRSEARLPLVRLKVDYSGFTTINPQRFGQKYVGKVANPQDILIFSKASRTKSRSEGKIDDSEKFRPEELNQQNIEALVAESNLKMEILPVNDLDIALHNFVNKDDKLAFHAFVQHTLEETRSKIAGDSDSADFEEKDLIVKVEELLEDLKGKGKTGIGSAVSFSDDDEDSTQIVGAKSTARGRKTTTSLGSSRDASQIGKTSTRGRGRGRGKGTSNLKQSTLDMSLGFRRSQRSASAVASASVQSIADEEENVDSGSNEEGVEHEVQKINDSSGDDGRVESKSRKRAAPRGRGRGSTQLSKRGRKSETSSLQTMVLGNDDDDDDDYDDMSSRLKKSQAKVTRNYGALRR
- the LOC141633694 gene encoding double-strand break repair protein MRE11-like isoform X6 → MNDTLRVLVATDCHLGYMEKDEIRRHDSFESFEEICSIAEKKQVDFVLLGGDLFHENKPSRSTLVRALEILRRYCLNDRPVQFQVVSDQTLNFPNRFGHVNYEDPHFNVGLPVFTIHGNHDDPAGVDNLSAVDILSACNLANYFGKMDLGGSGVGQITLYPILIRKGLTSVALYGLGNIRDERLNRMFQTPHSVQWMRPEAQEGNEISDWFNILVLHQNRIKTNPKNAINEHFLPRFLDFVVWGHEHECLVDPQEVPGMGFHITQPGSSVATSLIDGESKPKHVLLLEIKGNQYRPIKIPLHSVRPFEYAEVVLKDIPDVDQNDQNSILEHLDKVVRKLIEKSDKLAAGRSEARLPLVRLKVDYSGFTTINPQRFGQKYVGKVANPQDILIFSKASRTKSRSEGKIDDSEKFRPEELNQQNIEALVAESNLKMEILPVNDLDIALHNFVNKDDKLAFHAFVQHTLEETRSKIAGDSDSADFEEKDLIVKVEELLEDLKGKGKTGIGSAVSFSDDDEDSTQIVGAKSTARGRKTTTSLGSSRDASQIGKTSTRGRGRGRGKGTSNLKQSTLDMSLGFRRSQRSASAVASASVQSIADEEENVDSGSNEEGVEHEVQKINDSSGDDGRVESKSRKRAAPRGRGRGSTQLSKRGRKSETSSLQTMVLGNDDDDDDDYDDMSSRLKKSQAKVTRNYGALRR
- the LOC141633694 gene encoding double-strand break repair protein MRE11-like isoform X1, which produces MEDMNDTLRVLVATDCHLGYMEKDEIRRHDSFESFEEICSIAEKKQVDFVLLGGDLFHENKPSRSTLVRALEILRRYCLNDRPVQFQVVSDQTLNFPNRFGHVNYEDPHFNVGLPVFTIHGNHDDPAGVDNLSAVDILSACNLANYFGKMDLGGSGVGQITLYPILIRKGLTSVALYGLGNIRDERLNRMFQTPHSVQWMRPEAQEGNEISDWFNILVLHQNRIKTNPKNAINEHFLPRFLDFVVWGHEHECLVDPQEVPGMGFHITQPGSSVATSLIDGESKPKHVLLLEIKGNQYRPIKIPLHSVRPFEYAEVVLKDIPDVDQNDQNSILEHLDKVVRKLIEKSDKLAAGRSEARLPLVRLKVDYSGFTTINPQRFGQKYVGKVANPQDILIFSKASRTKSRSEGKIDDSEKFRPEELNQQNIEALVAESNLKMEILPVNDLDIALHNFVNKDDKLAFHAFVQHTLEETRSKIAGDSDSADFEEKDLIVKVEELLEERVKESAKRPKGTFTFSAHSGVRTLYVCWFQRCDLKGKGKTGIGSAVSFSDDDEDSTQIVGAKSTARGRKTTTSLGSSRDASQIGKTSTRGRGRGRGKGTSNLKQSTLDMSLGFRRSQRSASAVASASVQSIADEEENVDSGSNEEGVEHEVQKINDSSGDDGRVESKSRKRAAPRGRGRGSTQLSKRGRKSETSSLQTMVLGNDDDDDDDYDDMSSRLKKSQAKVTRNYGALRR
- the LOC141633694 gene encoding double-strand break repair protein MRE11-like isoform X4, which codes for MNDTLRVLVATDCHLGYMEKDEIRRHDSFESFEEICSIAEKKQVDFVLLGGDLFHENKPSRSTLVRALEILRRYCLNDRPVQFQVVSDQTLNFPNRFGHVNYEDPHFNVGLPVFTIHGNHDDPAGVDNLSAVDILSACNLANYFGKMDLGGSGVGQITLYPILIRKGLTSVALYGLGNIRDERLNRMFQTPHSVQWMRPEAQEGNEISDWFNILVLHQNRIKTNPKNAINEHFLPRFLDFVVWGHEHECLVDPQEVPGMGFHITQPGSSVATSLIDGESKPKHVLLLEIKGNQYRPIKIPLHSVRPFEYAEVVLKDIPDVDQNDQNSILEHLDKVVRKLIEKSDKLAAGRSEARLPLVRLKVDYSGFTTINPQRFGQKYVGKVANPQDILIFSKASRTKSRSEGKIDDSEKFRPEELNQQNIEALVAESNLKMEILPVNDLDIALHNFVNKDDKLAFHAFVQHTLEETRSKIAGDSDSADFEEKDLIVKVEELLEERVKESAKRPKGTFTFSAHSGDLKGKGKTGIGSAVSFSDDDEDSTQIVGAKSTARGRKTTTSLGSSRDASQIGKTSTRGRGRGRGKGTSNLKQSTLDMSLGFRRSQRSASAVASASVQSIADEEENVDSGSNEEGVEHEVQKINDSSGDDGRVESKSRKRAAPRGRGRGSTQLSKRGRKSETSSLQTMVLGNDDDDDDDYDDMSSRLKKSQAKVTRNYGALRR
- the LOC141633694 gene encoding double-strand break repair protein MRE11-like isoform X3, which gives rise to MEDMNDTLRVLVATDCHLGYMEKDEIRRHDSFESFEEICSIAEKKQVDFVLLGGDLFHENKPSRSTLVRALEILRRYCLNDRPVQFQVVSDQTLNFPNRFGHVNYEDPHFNVGLPVFTIHGNHDDPAGVDNLSAVDILSACNLANYFGKMDLGGSGVGQITLYPILIRKGLTSVALYGLGNIRDERLNRMFQTPHSVQWMRPEAQEGNEISDWFNILVLHQNRIKTNPKNAINEHFLPRFLDFVVWGHEHECLVDPQEVPGMGFHITQPGSSVATSLIDGESKPKHVLLLEIKGNQYRPIKIPLHSVRPFEYAEVVLKDIPDVDQNDQNSILEHLDKVVRKLIEKSDKLAAGRSEARLPLVRLKVDYSGFTTINPQRFGQKYVGKVANPQDILIFSKASRTKSRSEGKIDDSEKFRPEELNQQNIEALVAESNLKMEILPVNDLDIALHNFVNKDDKLAFHAFVQHTLEETRSKIAGDSDSADFEEKDLIVKVEELLEERVKESAKRPKGTFTFSAHSGDLKGKGKTGIGSAVSFSDDDEDSTQIVGAKSTARGRKTTTSLGSSRDASQIGKTSTRGRGRGRGKGTSNLKQSTLDMSLGFRRSQRSASAVASASVQSIADEEENVDSGSNEEGVEHEVQKINDSSGDDGRVESKSRKRAAPRGRGRGSTQLSKRGRKSETSSLQTMVLGNDDDDDDDYDDMSSRLKKSQAKVTRNYGALRR